One part of the Moorena sp. SIOASIH genome encodes these proteins:
- a CDS encoding class I SAM-dependent methyltransferase translates to MKTKKSYNGTFLYFDYPINQKSRYGHGKPPHPKLYEIINRGRETYKTYLNSFLQYQENLLKFANKAIKEQSPEPSLFNPWLPGLDAVSLYSIIRLKKPKLYLEVGSGNSTKFARRAIKDGGLNTKIISIDPQPRAEVDLICDEVIRKPVETVDIAIFDQLESGDILFVDNSHRVFMNSDATVIFLDVLYKLKPGVLVEFHDIFLPYDYPQKWDKRHYSEQYVLAAYLLAEGSKFDIILPNAFIAYDPYLKAIMSSLWQSPEMTGVNKGGGSFWLQMREVS, encoded by the coding sequence ATGAAAACTAAAAAATCCTATAACGGCACGTTCCTCTATTTCGATTATCCCATAAATCAAAAATCGAGATATGGGCATGGGAAGCCTCCTCATCCCAAGCTGTATGAAATAATTAATCGAGGGAGAGAGACTTACAAAACTTATCTCAATAGCTTTTTACAATACCAGGAAAATCTGCTAAAATTCGCCAATAAAGCCATAAAAGAGCAATCCCCAGAGCCATCATTATTCAATCCCTGGCTCCCTGGTCTTGATGCCGTATCGCTTTATAGTATTATACGCTTGAAGAAGCCTAAACTCTATTTAGAAGTTGGGTCAGGAAACTCCACAAAATTCGCTAGGCGAGCGATAAAAGATGGTGGGCTAAACACTAAGATTATATCTATCGATCCTCAGCCGAGAGCAGAAGTTGATTTAATCTGTGATGAAGTGATTAGAAAGCCGGTCGAAACTGTCGATATTGCTATTTTTGATCAACTGGAATCTGGGGATATATTATTTGTCGATAATTCCCATAGAGTATTCATGAATTCCGATGCTACAGTAATATTTTTAGATGTTTTATACAAATTAAAGCCAGGTGTACTTGTCGAGTTTCATGATATCTTTTTACCCTATGATTATCCTCAAAAATGGGACAAGCGTCATTATTCTGAACAGTATGTATTAGCCGCCTACCTCTTGGCAGAAGGCAGTAAATTTGATATTATTTTGCCAAACGCTTTCATCGCTTACGATCCATACTTAAAAGCCATAATGTCATCCCTTTGGCAATCCCCCGAAATGACTGGTGTTAATAAAGGAGGAGGTTCCTTCTGGCTCCAAATGAGAGAAGTATCTTGA
- a CDS encoding FkbM family methyltransferase yields MAIKFWNGIALIENDTYRTQLIPKVGRLDHDQSLLSGILPHIPRGGVAIDVGANIGDHTIAYLNKVGITGRVLAFEPLPEAYKCLKLNVPGAESYNYALSDQEETLNLVIRPNTGESFCSYSDSSQTIRAVRLDSFEFTQLDLIKFDVEGWELKALKGAEETIYNHQPRMVIEINEHVFKRTLGNRQEIYDFLRRHNYDLQPIQPKTSLNTERIDLLAIPEKAQYFCGFQHKLGEAYTENSQLDQAIIAYRRAIGLNPTISSSHHNLGDVLEKQGHLEAAIAFYRKAIELNPDHHQYHITLANALARKGMAAEAVAEYRLGMSLNPNFQWSEDNFGEALLEGLSKHHSKDHSKGFQGNPSQRNDLMSSSHDCGVIYLAIGETFKQDFINAYKFFNKSNPTIPISLFTDCAIGELDGCTVYPLKRNKNPHKLKADILKMSPYEKTLFMDTDTFVLGDISDIFSFLDDCHLCIAKEPHVDYSKQPSKFIGYKCPQHMNTGVFALKKCQFITKMIDGWITLMSEQDDSDMRAGHFGDQYYFNQLLQSGFFEQEGGKVKVIDNNIYNVRPQALPHLIKDGLFNQAKIIHLRLSAFVPSLVSLKKK; encoded by the coding sequence ATGGCAATCAAATTTTGGAATGGTATTGCATTAATTGAAAATGATACCTACAGGACTCAATTAATCCCAAAAGTAGGACGCTTAGATCACGATCAATCACTGCTGAGCGGGATTTTACCCCATATACCAAGGGGTGGTGTTGCCATTGATGTTGGTGCCAACATTGGCGATCACACCATTGCTTACTTGAATAAGGTCGGTATAACTGGTCGAGTGTTAGCATTTGAACCCCTCCCAGAAGCTTATAAATGTCTCAAGTTAAATGTACCAGGGGCAGAATCCTATAACTATGCCCTTTCAGACCAAGAAGAAACCCTGAATTTGGTGATTCGACCGAACACAGGAGAGAGTTTTTGCTCCTATTCCGATTCCTCACAAACCATTCGAGCTGTTCGATTAGATTCCTTTGAGTTTACCCAGCTAGACTTAATCAAGTTTGATGTAGAAGGTTGGGAGTTAAAAGCACTCAAAGGAGCCGAAGAGACGATATATAACCATCAACCTCGGATGGTGATTGAGATTAACGAGCATGTATTTAAACGAACCCTCGGGAATCGACAAGAGATTTACGATTTTCTGAGGCGGCATAATTACGATTTACAACCAATACAACCAAAAACAAGCCTCAACACTGAGAGAATTGATTTACTGGCAATACCAGAAAAGGCACAATACTTCTGCGGCTTTCAGCATAAATTAGGGGAAGCTTACACAGAAAATAGTCAGCTTGATCAAGCTATCATCGCTTACCGTCGTGCGATTGGGCTTAACCCCACGATATCTTCCTCTCATCACAACTTGGGGGATGTCTTGGAGAAACAAGGTCATCTCGAAGCTGCGATCGCATTTTACCGTAAGGCTATTGAACTCAACCCTGATCACCATCAGTATCATATCACCTTAGCCAACGCCCTAGCCCGAAAAGGAATGGCAGCTGAAGCAGTGGCTGAGTATCGTTTAGGGATGTCCCTTAACCCTAACTTCCAGTGGTCAGAGGATAATTTTGGCGAGGCTTTATTAGAAGGTCTGTCTAAACACCATAGTAAAGACCATAGTAAAGGTTTCCAGGGAAACCCTAGTCAAAGGAATGACTTGATGTCCTCAAGCCACGACTGTGGTGTAATTTATTTAGCCATTGGAGAAACCTTTAAACAAGACTTTATTAATGCTTATAAGTTTTTCAATAAATCTAATCCTACCATCCCGATCTCCCTATTTACCGATTGCGCCATTGGGGAGTTAGATGGCTGTACAGTCTATCCTTTAAAAAGGAACAAAAATCCTCATAAACTCAAAGCAGATATCTTGAAAATGAGTCCTTACGAAAAAACCTTATTTATGGATACAGATACCTTTGTACTTGGGGATATTTCCGATATTTTTTCGTTTCTTGATGACTGTCATTTATGTATAGCAAAAGAACCTCATGTTGACTATAGTAAACAGCCCTCTAAATTTATTGGCTATAAATGCCCTCAACACATGAATACAGGAGTATTCGCCTTGAAAAAATGCCAATTCATTACTAAAATGATTGATGGCTGGATTACTCTGATGTCAGAACAAGATGACTCAGATATGAGAGCAGGACATTTTGGTGACCAGTACTATTTCAACCAGTTATTACAATCGGGGTTCTTCGAGCAAGAAGGAGGCAAAGTAAAGGTGATAGACAACAATATTTACAATGTCAGACCTCAGGCTCTGCCTCACTTAATCAAAGATGGCTTGTTTAATCAAGCGAAGATAATTCATCTACGACTCTCTGCTTTTGTCCCATCATTAGTTTCTCTTAAAAAGAAATAG
- a CDS encoding tetratricopeptide repeat protein, whose translation MSDCRGSPHERLHQEGNGSCVLAFNGHIVAKAQMHPKKPGKMDKQRLRAYLKLIEQVLTCASGEEFQILESNRELVDSELLQVMAQVAEQLTADGKQNSAEVLLGLRSELLDMLGISETPTSANPSSQDYLEFLTEVLLAIDNSDSDPKVIYPLLAANLDKLDDKFIDILQTWASAKLSEAEAEYIARVIWEFSNLIQQFPLGNKANNIEIAIAGYKQVLKVFTRESKRESWAAIQTNLGQAYRNRIRGDKAENLELAIAHYQRALSVYTKSDFPIYWAMTQTNLGQAYRNRIRHPRAENLEKAIARYQLALSVYTQSDFPYHWAGIQTNLGEVYSDRIRGGRAYNLELTIDAYQLALEVYTQEDFPIEWAQTQTNLGNAYSDRICGDRAENLEVAIEEYQLALEVYTKEDFPIEWAQTQTKLGIAYRNRIRGDRAYNLELAIEAFQRALSVRTKQDLPMAWAMTQNNLGSAYFKRICGDKAENLKLAIKAFQLALGISRNCYV comes from the coding sequence ATGAGCGACTGCCGTGGTTCCCCCCATGAGCGACTGCATCAAGAAGGGAACGGGAGTTGTGTTTTAGCCTTCAATGGTCATATTGTTGCCAAAGCTCAGATGCACCCGAAAAAACCAGGAAAAATGGACAAACAAAGACTACGAGCATACCTCAAGCTGATCGAGCAAGTGCTAACTTGTGCCAGCGGTGAAGAATTCCAAATTCTTGAGAGCAACCGTGAGTTAGTGGATTCAGAGTTATTGCAGGTAATGGCACAAGTAGCAGAACAACTGACAGCAGATGGCAAGCAAAACAGCGCTGAAGTTTTACTGGGTCTGAGGAGTGAGCTTTTAGACATGCTGGGAATCTCAGAAACCCCTACCTCAGCTAATCCCTCATCCCAAGACTATCTGGAATTTTTGACAGAGGTATTGCTGGCAATTGACAACAGCGATAGCGACCCCAAAGTCATCTACCCACTCCTGGCAGCCAACCTAGACAAACTTGATGATAAGTTTATCGATATCCTGCAAACCTGGGCAAGTGCTAAACTCTCAGAAGCTGAAGCAGAATACATCGCTAGAGTTATTTGGGAATTCAGCAACCTGATCCAGCAGTTTCCTCTAGGCAATAAAGCCAATAACATCGAAATCGCCATTGCTGGTTACAAACAGGTGCTAAAGGTCTTTACCCGTGAGAGTAAGCGGGAAAGTTGGGCAGCGATTCAAACCAACCTGGGTCAAGCCTACAGAAACAGAATCCGTGGGGACAAGGCTGAGAATCTAGAACTTGCTATTGCCCATTACCAACGAGCATTGTCAGTTTACACCAAATCAGATTTCCCTATCTATTGGGCAATGACTCAAACCAACCTGGGTCAAGCCTACAGAAACAGAATCCGCCACCCCAGGGCTGAGAATCTGGAAAAAGCGATTGCCCGATACCAACTAGCCTTGTCAGTTTACACTCAATCAGACTTCCCCTACCATTGGGCAGGGATTCAAACCAACCTGGGGGAAGTCTACAGTGACAGAATCCGTGGGGGCAGGGCTTATAATCTAGAACTTACCATTGACGCATACCAACTAGCTTTGGAAGTTTACACCCAAGAAGACTTCCCCATCGAGTGGGCACAGACTCAAACCAACCTGGGCAATGCCTACAGTGACAGAATCTGTGGCGACAGGGCTGAGAATTTAGAAGTTGCTATTGAAGAATACCAACTAGCTTTGGAAGTTTACACCAAAGAAGACTTCCCCATCGAGTGGGCACAGACTCAAACCAAGCTGGGCATTGCTTACAGAAACAGAATCCGTGGGGACAGGGCTTATAATCTAGAACTTGCCATTGAAGCATTTCAACGAGCTTTGTCCGTTCGCACCAAACAAGACTTACCCATGGCTTGGGCAATGACTCAAAACAACCTGGGTAGTGCCTACTTTAAGAGAATCTGTGGTGATAAGGCTGAGAATCTAAAACTTGCTATTAAAGCATTCCAACTAGCATTAGGCATCTCCAGGAATTGCTATGTCTAG
- a CDS encoding sulfotransferase family 2 domain-containing protein, producing the protein MRLSHKHKFVFIGKPRSGDTKIRQALDPYSDIVSTDKPRYNHPHVPASMVQQHFERMDWDWNSYFKFTSVRNPWDMLVSVYSFGNPDHNGFYFWEKQQYNPNKKMPFTEWITKGKSWDIKAGKHLTDLSAYSLSYSALDDDNTFLVDYVIRFENLESDLTLLESMLGLKLNCPKIEQDKQNDYTNYYNQESIDRVANLFWYDIKYGNYKFGVEVVG; encoded by the coding sequence ATGAGACTATCACACAAGCATAAATTCGTATTCATTGGCAAGCCCAGGTCTGGTGATACTAAGATTAGACAAGCACTAGATCCTTACAGTGATATTGTTAGTACAGATAAACCGCGATACAACCATCCCCATGTGCCAGCATCTATGGTTCAACAGCATTTTGAGCGGATGGATTGGGATTGGAATAGCTACTTCAAATTCACTTCTGTTAGAAATCCCTGGGATATGCTTGTCTCTGTGTACTCCTTTGGAAATCCTGATCACAATGGCTTCTACTTTTGGGAGAAACAACAGTACAATCCCAACAAAAAAATGCCCTTTACCGAGTGGATCACTAAGGGTAAATCCTGGGATATCAAGGCAGGTAAGCACTTAACTGATTTGTCGGCTTACTCACTGTCATACTCAGCCCTTGATGATGATAACACGTTTCTTGTGGATTATGTTATCCGTTTTGAAAATCTAGAATCAGACTTAACTTTATTGGAGTCTATGCTAGGACTGAAGCTGAATTGCCCTAAGATAGAGCAAGACAAACAGAATGATTACACTAATTATTATAATCAGGAGTCTATAGATAGAGTCGCTAATTTATTTTGGTATGACATTAAGTATGGAAATTATAAGTTTGGGGTTGAAGTAGTTGGCTAA
- a CDS encoding sulfotransferase family 2 domain-containing protein produces MRISHKHKFVFLSKPKCASTSIRKALDPYTDIASTDKKRHYHHHVPASLLKQHFERMGWNWNSYFKLISIRNPWDMLVSLYFYAKPDHRGIYWWETARAIRVSEDIIEKYPYNPNTRMPFKEWIKTGKSWDLKEQKFLDDLSTYTLPYYVFDDQNNFLVDYVIRVEHLEEDLDFVSSKLGLKLDSLKINTSKHDHYSQYYDSESKAIVSEMFEYDINYGKYSF; encoded by the coding sequence ATGAGAATATCCCACAAGCATAAGTTTGTATTCCTCAGCAAACCTAAGTGTGCTAGTACTAGTATTCGCAAGGCATTGGATCCTTACACCGATATTGCCAGTACCGATAAGAAGCGACATTACCATCACCATGTGCCAGCATCTCTGTTAAAGCAGCATTTTGAGCGTATGGGTTGGAACTGGAACAGCTACTTCAAGTTGATTAGTATCCGAAACCCTTGGGATATGCTGGTTTCTCTGTACTTCTATGCCAAGCCAGATCACCGAGGTATTTATTGGTGGGAAACAGCAAGAGCAATCCGTGTATCCGAAGACATTATCGAAAAATACCCCTATAACCCAAACACCAGGATGCCATTCAAGGAGTGGATTAAGACAGGAAAATCCTGGGACTTGAAGGAGCAAAAATTTCTTGATGATTTGTCTACCTATACTCTTCCTTACTATGTATTTGATGATCAGAATAATTTCCTAGTAGATTATGTTATTCGTGTTGAACACTTAGAGGAAGACTTAGATTTTGTTTCGTCAAAGCTAGGACTAAAGCTAGATTCTTTGAAGATAAATACCAGCAAGCACGACCACTATAGTCAGTATTATGATAGTGAGTCCAAAGCAATAGTATCCGAGATGTTTGAGTATGATATCAACTACGGAAAGTATTCTTTTTAA
- a CDS encoding glycosyltransferase: protein MTTETIVIVTSIAPGNVNKQQAAINSWLTLGFEVVSLNILEEIEKLQPLYQDIKFHRVFRDGREHYGKPYVYIDDLLSYLREYGSKICGIVNADIILKAEQDFTEFIREQTQNSILLASRVDIDTPESINGEIYDVGVDVFFFEKELLEKFPSSDFCLGIPFWDFWVPVIAWQQGLTIKDLVSPVAYHVKHSTNYSYEIWQKSALNFTKIFAPSRYNSYQERADINKVDYDLIGHIDNYIVQQFLTIYQNIKQPIIYKPRLPDAQNPVYSHTNTKNHDYNSLVWLAWTCYHSGNFTTMAEELKNSLSITPYQPTETISDWIEQFTTFSAAYGSPFNSYPFSNLPEWQELIRSTLLNRPFSTYKWKPKVSIITSVFKGDKYIEHFLKDITQQTVFAECELLLVNPNSPGNEEPVIKKYMTRYPNIIYIKLDEDPGLYQVWNMSIRLARGHYITNANLDDRRAPRHIEEHMRALDEHPDVDVVCAPLKVTMQPNETWDNNTAHAVWYVGFPEYFGTEDFFQEKWWAEGEEKGKIGSQNLPHCMPVWRKSVHEKNGYFDEIGYGASADWEFWLRCSTNGSKFMLLREPLGIYLEDPQSYNRRFESTVDFEKKILQEYYVPLTEKSNGNGSLDVSQTEEQDSGFEDSGDYPKKLNLASALQYHYGEHRSGWSYAMNSLKALHNDAGILVDGFIEKKFAWGSDPGDCNNTPTAYTEPWIGFIHCPPYAPKWFQEHLSPQAIFATQLWQESIKYCQGLFCLSEDSRRWLQKQLDVPIVSIIHPTETPDVTFSMDKFLANPEPTIIQIGIWLRKMHSIYYLPVKNYNKVVLRKPYSGEMLHTEKQVFNLQPNYSYVQIVDYLPNDEYDEVLSKNIAYLELYDTSANNAIIECIVRNTPVLVNPLPAVKEYLGEDYPLYFQSRQEAAAKAEDFALIEETHHYLQHHPIKEKLTSDYFLKSIVKSEIYKQLS, encoded by the coding sequence ATGACAACTGAAACCATTGTCATCGTAACCAGTATTGCACCAGGAAATGTTAATAAGCAACAAGCAGCTATTAATAGCTGGCTTACTCTAGGATTTGAGGTTGTTTCATTAAATATTCTAGAAGAGATTGAGAAACTCCAGCCTTTATATCAAGACATTAAATTTCACAGAGTATTTCGGGATGGACGAGAGCATTATGGTAAGCCTTATGTTTACATTGATGACCTCTTATCCTATTTGCGTGAGTACGGTAGCAAAATCTGTGGAATTGTTAACGCAGATATTATCTTAAAAGCTGAGCAGGATTTTACAGAATTTATTCGAGAGCAAACTCAAAACTCTATCCTGCTTGCTTCACGAGTCGATATTGATACTCCTGAATCAATCAACGGCGAGATTTACGATGTTGGGGTTGATGTGTTCTTTTTTGAAAAAGAACTGCTGGAAAAATTCCCATCCTCTGACTTTTGTCTTGGTATTCCCTTTTGGGATTTCTGGGTACCAGTGATTGCTTGGCAACAGGGGTTAACCATAAAAGACTTAGTGTCTCCCGTTGCCTATCATGTCAAGCACTCCACCAACTATAGCTACGAAATATGGCAAAAATCAGCCCTCAATTTTACCAAAATATTTGCTCCATCGCGGTATAATTCTTATCAAGAAAGAGCTGATATCAACAAAGTTGATTATGACTTAATTGGTCACATTGATAACTATATTGTTCAGCAATTCTTGACAATTTATCAAAACATTAAACAACCGATTATATATAAACCCAGATTACCTGATGCTCAGAATCCGGTCTATAGCCATACGAATACTAAAAATCACGATTATAATTCCTTGGTATGGTTAGCCTGGACCTGTTATCATTCTGGTAATTTCACCACCATGGCTGAGGAGTTAAAAAACTCCCTAAGCATTACCCCTTACCAACCAACAGAAACAATTTCCGATTGGATAGAGCAGTTTACCACATTTTCAGCAGCTTATGGTTCTCCATTCAATTCTTATCCATTCAGTAACCTACCGGAATGGCAAGAGCTAATACGCTCTACTCTGCTTAATCGACCATTTAGTACCTATAAATGGAAACCCAAAGTATCCATCATCACATCAGTCTTTAAAGGGGATAAGTATATTGAACACTTCCTCAAGGATATTACCCAGCAGACGGTTTTTGCTGAATGTGAATTACTATTGGTCAATCCCAATTCTCCGGGAAATGAAGAGCCTGTGATTAAAAAGTATATGACCAGGTATCCCAATATTATCTATATAAAATTGGATGAAGACCCAGGGCTGTATCAAGTTTGGAACATGAGCATTCGACTAGCCCGTGGTCACTATATTACCAACGCTAATCTGGATGACCGCAGAGCTCCCAGACATATCGAAGAGCATATGAGAGCCTTGGATGAGCATCCTGATGTGGACGTGGTTTGCGCTCCTCTGAAAGTTACGATGCAACCCAATGAAACCTGGGATAATAATACGGCTCATGCTGTCTGGTATGTGGGATTTCCGGAGTATTTTGGAACCGAAGACTTTTTTCAAGAAAAGTGGTGGGCTGAAGGGGAGGAAAAAGGTAAGATCGGCTCCCAAAATCTTCCCCATTGTATGCCGGTATGGCGGAAGAGTGTCCATGAAAAAAATGGCTATTTCGATGAAATTGGCTATGGCGCGAGTGCTGATTGGGAATTTTGGTTACGTTGTTCAACCAACGGTTCTAAATTCATGCTATTGAGGGAACCTTTAGGAATTTATCTAGAAGACCCTCAATCCTATAACAGGCGGTTTGAATCAACGGTTGATTTTGAGAAAAAAATTCTACAGGAGTATTATGTACCGCTAACTGAGAAATCCAATGGTAATGGAAGCCTTGATGTCTCGCAAACTGAAGAGCAGGATTCAGGGTTTGAAGACTCTGGGGATTATCCGAAAAAACTCAATCTTGCCTCTGCTTTACAGTATCATTATGGGGAGCATCGCTCTGGATGGTCTTATGCCATGAATAGCTTGAAAGCGTTACATAATGATGCTGGAATCTTGGTGGATGGCTTCATAGAAAAGAAATTCGCCTGGGGTTCCGATCCTGGAGATTGTAACAACACACCAACTGCTTATACAGAGCCTTGGATTGGATTCATCCATTGCCCTCCCTATGCCCCTAAATGGTTTCAAGAACACCTGTCACCTCAGGCAATATTTGCAACTCAGTTGTGGCAAGAGAGTATTAAGTATTGTCAAGGTCTATTTTGTTTATCTGAAGACTCTCGTCGATGGCTCCAAAAGCAGCTAGATGTGCCAATTGTCAGCATCATCCATCCTACGGAAACCCCAGATGTCACGTTTTCGATGGATAAGTTTTTGGCAAATCCTGAGCCAACTATTATCCAAATTGGGATTTGGTTGCGGAAGATGCACTCTATTTACTATTTACCGGTAAAAAATTACAACAAGGTGGTGTTACGTAAACCCTATTCAGGGGAGATGTTACACACTGAAAAACAAGTATTTAATTTACAGCCCAATTACAGTTATGTGCAGATAGTTGATTATTTGCCCAATGATGAGTATGATGAGGTCTTGTCAAAGAATATTGCTTATTTGGAGTTGTATGACACCAGTGCCAATAACGCGATCATTGAGTGCATCGTCAGAAATACGCCGGTTTTAGTCAATCCGCTGCCAGCTGTAAAAGAGTATTTGGGCGAAGACTATCCTCTTTACTTCCAGTCTAGACAAGAAGCAGCGGCCAAAGCTGAGGATTTTGCCTTAATTGAGGAAACCCACCACTACCTGCAGCACCACCCGATTAAAGAAAAGCTGACCAGCGATTATTTTTTAAAATCAATTGTTAAATCGGAAATCTATAAACAGTTATCGTGA
- the psbA gene encoding photosystem II q(b) protein has translation MTTVLQQSNTSVWSQFCNWVTSTNNRLYVGWFGILMIPTLLAATTCFIIAFIAAPPVDIDGIREPVAGSLMYGNNIISGAVVPSSNAIGLHFYPIWEAASLDEWLYNGGPYQLVVFHFLIGVFAYMGREWELSYRLGMRPWICVAYSAPVAAASAVFLIYPIGQGSFSDGMPLGISGTFNFMFVFQAEHNILMHPFHMLGVAGVFGGSLFSAMHGSLVTSSLVRETTETESQNYGYKFGQEEETYNIVAAHGYFGRLIFQYASFNNSRSLHFFLGAWPVIGIWFTALGISTMAFNLNGFNFNQSIIDSQGHVINTWADVLNRANLGFEVMHERNAHNFPLDLAAAEATPVALTAPVING, from the coding sequence ATGACTACTGTATTACAGCAGAGCAACACCTCTGTGTGGTCTCAGTTCTGCAATTGGGTCACCTCTACCAACAACCGCCTCTATGTAGGCTGGTTTGGTATCTTAATGATCCCAACTTTGCTAGCTGCTACCACCTGCTTCATCATTGCTTTCATCGCTGCTCCTCCTGTGGACATCGATGGTATCCGCGAGCCGGTTGCTGGCTCCCTGATGTACGGAAACAACATCATCTCTGGTGCTGTTGTTCCTTCTTCTAACGCCATTGGCTTACACTTCTACCCAATCTGGGAAGCTGCTTCCTTAGATGAGTGGCTATACAACGGTGGTCCTTACCAGTTGGTAGTGTTCCACTTCCTGATTGGTGTATTCGCCTACATGGGTCGTGAGTGGGAACTGAGCTACCGCTTAGGTATGCGTCCTTGGATCTGCGTCGCTTACAGCGCACCAGTTGCAGCTGCTAGCGCCGTGTTCCTGATCTACCCAATCGGACAAGGTTCTTTCTCCGATGGTATGCCTCTCGGTATCAGCGGAACCTTCAACTTCATGTTCGTGTTCCAAGCTGAGCACAACATCCTGATGCACCCGTTCCACATGCTAGGTGTAGCCGGTGTATTCGGTGGTTCCTTGTTCTCTGCAATGCACGGTTCTTTGGTGACCTCCTCCTTAGTGCGTGAGACCACCGAAACCGAGTCTCAGAACTATGGTTACAAGTTCGGTCAAGAGGAAGAAACTTACAACATCGTGGCAGCTCATGGCTACTTCGGTCGTTTAATCTTCCAATACGCTTCCTTCAACAACAGCCGTTCCTTGCACTTCTTCTTGGGTGCATGGCCTGTAATTGGCATCTGGTTTACTGCACTGGGCATCAGCACCATGGCATTTAACCTGAATGGCTTCAACTTCAACCAGAGCATCATTGACTCACAAGGTCACGTGATCAACACCTGGGCTGATGTACTCAACCGTGCCAACCTAGGTTTCGAGGTAATGCACGAGCGTAACGCTCACAACTTCCCTCTAGACCTAGCTGCTGCTGAAGCTACTCCTGTAGCTTTGACTGCTCCAGTTATCAACGGTTAA
- a CDS encoding GH1 family beta-glucosidase, giving the protein MTNGDRISYQFPDNFIWGVATASYQIEGAVSEGGRKPSVWDTFSGTPGKILNDDTGAVACDHYHRYKEDIELMVKLGIKDYRFSIAWPRIIPDGRGKVNQEGVDFYKRLVDCLLDHGITPHATLFHWDSPQALEDKYKSWLSRQMAFDFADYVTAVVTQLGDRITNWMTINEIMCFTHLGYGVDQDPIHAPGRRVKSIKQVWQTSHHALLAHGLGCQAIRSASRVPCSIAFVDNLSVTVPINESPYHVAAAKKAFPLCGQNGGIIIPALTGAYSPELLEVLGDNAPDIGPCDLQIIHQPLDGICLNIYTGTYVRAADNPQGYEFLGMPKGYPRMNLPWLNILPDSIYWGIRHVSETLGRQDLPMFITENGCAAQDELNAKGEVIDTDRILYLREYFKAAHRAVSEGYPLNGYFLWSLMDNFEWYWGYDRRFGITYIDYPTQQRIPKASFEWYSQCIQNNRVV; this is encoded by the coding sequence ATGACTAACGGCGATCGAATCAGTTACCAATTCCCAGACAACTTCATATGGGGAGTAGCCACCGCTTCCTATCAGATTGAAGGAGCAGTAAGTGAAGGAGGACGCAAACCTAGTGTGTGGGATACCTTCAGTGGTACCCCTGGAAAAATACTTAACGATGATACCGGTGCTGTCGCTTGTGACCACTACCATCGCTACAAAGAAGATATAGAGCTGATGGTCAAACTAGGGATAAAGGATTATCGCTTTAGCATTGCTTGGCCTCGGATTATTCCTGACGGGCGTGGCAAAGTCAATCAGGAAGGGGTTGATTTCTATAAGCGCTTGGTGGATTGCTTGTTAGATCACGGCATTACTCCCCATGCCACTCTATTTCATTGGGACTCTCCCCAAGCCCTAGAAGACAAATACAAGTCTTGGCTTTCTCGCCAGATGGCCTTTGACTTTGCGGATTATGTTACTGCTGTGGTCACTCAATTAGGCGATCGCATTACCAATTGGATGACCATTAATGAGATCATGTGTTTTACTCACTTAGGCTATGGGGTTGACCAGGACCCGATCCATGCTCCCGGTAGGCGTGTTAAATCCATCAAACAGGTATGGCAAACCTCTCATCATGCCCTTTTAGCTCATGGTTTGGGCTGTCAAGCAATCCGTAGTGCTTCCCGGGTTCCCTGTTCTATAGCCTTTGTGGATAACTTGTCAGTCACTGTGCCAATCAATGAGTCACCGTACCATGTGGCAGCAGCAAAAAAGGCATTCCCTTTATGTGGGCAAAATGGCGGTATCATTATCCCTGCTCTGACTGGTGCTTATAGTCCTGAATTACTTGAGGTGTTAGGAGACAATGCCCCAGACATCGGACCATGTGACCTACAAATTATTCATCAGCCTCTGGATGGGATTTGTCTTAATATTTACACTGGTACCTATGTCCGGGCTGCTGACAATCCACAGGGGTACGAGTTCCTTGGTATGCCCAAAGGCTACCCTCGCATGAATCTGCCTTGGCTGAATATCCTACCAGATTCCATTTATTGGGGGATTCGTCATGTCAGTGAAACCCTGGGGCGACAGGATTTGCCTATGTTTATCACTGAGAATGGCTGTGCGGCACAGGATGAATTGAATGCTAAGGGTGAGGTGATTGATACGGACAGGATTCTGTACCTCCGAGAGTACTTTAAAGCAGCCCATCGCGCTGTTAGTGAAGGGTATCCTCTTAATGGTTATTTCCTCTGGAGTCTGATGGATAACTTTGAGTGGTATTGGGGATATGATCGGCGCTTTGGCATTACTTATATTGATTACCCAACCCAACAGCGTATTCCTAAAGCTAGTTTTGAGTGGTATTCCCAGTGTATTCAAAATAATCGGGTGGTTTGA